Proteins from a single region of Acidianus ambivalens:
- a CDS encoding CoB--CoM heterodisulfide reductase iron-sulfur subunit B family protein, translating to MSTNNPYGKVAFYPGCALDGLGKSYDVSLRLVAEDLGLKFERLDDYNCCGALEVKNVNTMAGLLLPARNLSLARKIGANAIMSACPGCHYSLSRTQYYMSKYTKVREKVNAYLEKMGEKPYDLQLMTIHAVEYFYNTVGVEGIKAKVKRPLTGLKVAPYYGCLYTRPKPYTLTGYMKLKDDPERPIFMDELLKALGAEVVPFEAKTMCCGGPHVYSDIEVALHLEARILKEARRNGADMLVVDCPLGGVALETNMNKIAEKYGEDLRMPIVYFTQLMAFAFGHSPEEALLTANLTNPMSILKKYL from the coding sequence ATGAGCACTAATAATCCATACGGTAAAGTAGCATTCTATCCTGGCTGTGCACTAGACGGTTTAGGAAAGTCGTATGACGTTTCGTTAAGGCTAGTAGCAGAAGACCTTGGACTTAAATTCGAGAGACTTGATGACTATAACTGTTGCGGTGCATTAGAAGTTAAGAACGTAAATACAATGGCCGGATTACTTCTCCCTGCTAGGAACTTATCATTAGCTAGGAAAATAGGGGCTAATGCAATAATGTCTGCCTGCCCAGGTTGTCATTACTCTCTATCTAGAACCCAATACTACATGAGTAAATACACTAAAGTTAGGGAGAAAGTTAACGCGTACTTAGAGAAGATGGGAGAGAAACCTTACGACCTTCAGTTAATGACAATTCATGCCGTAGAGTACTTCTATAACACAGTAGGCGTAGAAGGAATAAAAGCTAAAGTCAAGAGGCCATTGACGGGATTAAAAGTTGCTCCCTACTACGGTTGTTTATACACCAGACCGAAACCTTATACTTTAACTGGATACATGAAGTTAAAGGATGACCCGGAGAGACCAATATTCATGGACGAACTGTTGAAGGCTCTAGGAGCAGAAGTAGTGCCATTTGAGGCTAAAACAATGTGTTGCGGAGGACCGCATGTTTATTCTGACATTGAGGTAGCTTTACACCTCGAGGCAAGAATATTAAAGGAAGCTAGGAGGAACGGTGCGGATATGTTAGTTGTAGACTGTCCATTAGGTGGCGTTGCCTTAGAGACTAATATGAATAAGATTGCGGAAAAGTACGGAGAAGACTTGAGGATGCCTATAGTTTACTTTACACAGCTAATGGCATTTGCGTTTGGGCATAGTCCGGAAGAGGCATTATTAACAGCTAACTTAACTAACCCAATGAGTATTCTAAAGAAGTATTTGTAA
- a CDS encoding 4Fe-4S dicluster domain-containing protein, translated as MPIPELEKPIIKGVIEKEKVVVDGIELDGTWNAFLVERTQTGYDPSVWDEIANTLEGVTISACWQCGTCTSGCTMREYDPNFGPRKFIDLARKGDKQALAELQDSLWRCVSCQKCTHRCPKGVMVEEVVHAIHNYALKHGLVKKDPGTVFDELFLDTVMKNGGRISELLLGSAAAKAGFVTMSLRDLITMSVPLIKSGLIKDLLKPNKVKNWDRIKSVLEEAMKEEVRPE; from the coding sequence TTGCCAATACCTGAGTTGGAAAAACCTATAATTAAAGGTGTAATTGAAAAGGAAAAGGTAGTAGTAGACGGAATTGAACTAGACGGAACTTGGAACGCATTCCTAGTGGAAAGAACACAAACCGGTTACGACCCATCAGTATGGGATGAAATAGCTAACACGCTGGAAGGTGTTACAATTAGTGCCTGCTGGCAATGCGGTACTTGTACTTCAGGCTGTACAATGAGGGAATACGATCCAAACTTCGGCCCTAGAAAGTTCATTGATTTGGCAAGAAAGGGAGATAAGCAAGCATTAGCTGAATTGCAAGATTCATTATGGAGATGCGTATCATGCCAGAAGTGTACTCACAGATGCCCTAAAGGAGTAATGGTTGAGGAAGTTGTTCATGCCATACACAATTACGCATTAAAGCACGGATTAGTTAAGAAGGATCCTGGCACAGTTTTCGATGAGTTATTTCTAGATACCGTAATGAAGAACGGTGGAAGAATAAGTGAGCTTTTATTAGGTTCCGCCGCCGCAAAGGCGGGTTTCGTAACCATGAGTTTGAGGGACTTGATAACCATGTCCGTACCCTTAATTAAATCCGGTCTAATAAAAGATCTATTAAAGCCAAATAAGGTAAAGAATTGGGATAGAATAAAGTCAGTATTAGAGGAAGCAATGAAGGAGGAGGTGAGACCAGAATGA
- a CDS encoding CoB--CoM heterodisulfide reductase iron-sulfur subunit A family protein, whose amino-acid sequence MAGEKVLVIGSGPAGLSATKELLNMGVDVVLVEKESYLGGTPKKLKYSLLFPELRPASEVIDPLIKSADGAKKYMESIVESAKPEGKGFVVTIKDKTGKTTTEKVSAIIAASGFEHFDSRRKYEYGYGIIPNIYQISDVERMLSENKLVTTKGTPPKRVAILLCVGSRDATVGNTYCSRVCCAVSIKQAMEIKQRIPDAVVHIYYMDIRTYGLMEDKLYWRSQLEYRVGFIRGRISEFMRGPNDTVIIKGEDTMNLNRALVVPYDMVILANGMELGLGSKQVAKALGLEFEEHGFVKPLDPDRLPVQSTRKGIFLAGAITGPKTIADSITEGQAAAMKAYEYITKGVWEEPVKVEVVEH is encoded by the coding sequence GTGGCAGGAGAAAAAGTTCTTGTAATAGGATCAGGACCGGCAGGACTTTCGGCAACTAAGGAACTGCTAAATATGGGTGTTGACGTAGTTCTAGTTGAAAAGGAATCTTACTTGGGAGGAACTCCTAAGAAGTTAAAGTACAGCTTATTATTCCCAGAATTAAGGCCTGCGTCAGAAGTAATTGATCCTTTAATAAAGTCTGCTGACGGAGCAAAGAAGTACATGGAAAGCATAGTTGAAAGTGCTAAACCGGAAGGCAAAGGGTTTGTAGTTACAATAAAGGACAAGACGGGGAAAACAACTACTGAGAAGGTTAGTGCGATAATTGCGGCATCAGGTTTCGAGCACTTCGATTCCAGGAGGAAATATGAATATGGTTACGGAATAATTCCTAACATTTATCAAATATCAGACGTAGAAAGGATGCTTTCAGAGAATAAATTAGTTACAACAAAGGGCACTCCTCCAAAGAGGGTAGCAATTCTACTGTGTGTAGGTTCAAGAGATGCAACTGTAGGCAATACTTACTGTTCTAGGGTATGCTGTGCGGTATCAATTAAGCAAGCAATGGAAATTAAGCAAAGGATTCCAGATGCGGTAGTTCACATATATTACATGGATATAAGAACTTACGGATTAATGGAGGATAAATTGTACTGGAGGTCTCAGTTAGAATACAGAGTAGGATTCATAAGAGGAAGGATTTCAGAGTTCATGAGAGGACCAAACGATACTGTAATAATTAAAGGAGAAGACACAATGAACTTGAACAGAGCATTAGTAGTTCCCTACGATATGGTAATCCTTGCAAACGGAATGGAGTTAGGTTTAGGTTCTAAGCAAGTAGCTAAAGCCTTAGGATTGGAGTTTGAAGAGCACGGATTCGTAAAGCCTTTAGACCCAGACAGATTACCAGTGCAGTCAACTAGGAAAGGAATATTCCTAGCAGGAGCAATAACTGGTCCAAAGACTATTGCAGATTCAATAACTGAAGGACAAGCTGCAGCAATGAAGGCTTATGAGTACATAACTAAAGGAGTGTGGGAAGAGCCAGTAAAAGTTGAGGTGGTAGAACATTAA
- a CDS encoding CoB--CoM heterodisulfide reductase iron-sulfur subunit B family protein has protein sequence MSEQENVDKKLQEEIKNAFPYADVVDWNEVYQRIIYRYSTPHGLQHVKEEMEKLEDEGEIIVHHIKPYNNPVKMQSLNGFPKTIPTTRLWNHKSCGQCGHIPGYPTSVFWIMNKLEIDYMDEPHQTSCTGWNYHASGASNPVALAGVYVRNMWRAYEIDYFPLIHCGTSFGHYKEVRNMIILHKEVREKLRPIMRKLGMDIVIPEEVVHYSEWLYTMSKKAAQHKKYDLSNIKVAVHTPCHVYKLVPEDTIYDPEVWQGRRPAAPTGTVQNFGAKIVDYSTWWDCCGFGFRHILTEREFSRSFALFKKVIPAVEEAHADVFVTSDTGCVTTLDKSQWAGKAHGFNYNLPVLADAQFAAIAMGADPYKIAQIHWHATDVEGFLRKIGVPVDDYKEKFLQYLADLREGKAQPEYLYKPHRKIDFYLALPERVKWYKGESAQTAKSS, from the coding sequence ATGTCGGAACAAGAAAATGTAGATAAAAAATTGCAGGAAGAGATTAAGAACGCTTTCCCTTATGCAGATGTAGTAGACTGGAACGAAGTATATCAAAGGATAATTTATAGATACAGTACTCCACACGGTTTACAGCATGTAAAAGAAGAAATGGAGAAATTGGAAGACGAAGGAGAAATAATAGTACACCACATTAAGCCTTATAATAACCCCGTGAAAATGCAATCTTTGAACGGTTTTCCAAAGACCATACCTACAACTAGGTTATGGAACCACAAGAGCTGCGGACAATGTGGTCACATTCCAGGGTATCCAACTTCAGTATTCTGGATAATGAATAAGTTAGAAATCGATTACATGGACGAACCTCACCAAACTTCTTGTACCGGCTGGAATTATCATGCATCTGGAGCATCGAACCCAGTAGCTTTAGCTGGAGTTTACGTAAGGAACATGTGGAGAGCTTATGAAATAGACTACTTCCCATTAATCCACTGCGGAACATCTTTTGGTCATTATAAGGAAGTAAGGAATATGATAATATTACACAAGGAAGTAAGAGAGAAATTAAGGCCTATAATGAGGAAACTAGGAATGGATATAGTAATTCCGGAGGAAGTAGTTCACTACTCTGAATGGTTATATACAATGAGCAAAAAGGCTGCACAGCACAAGAAGTACGATTTGAGCAACATTAAAGTCGCAGTACATACTCCCTGTCACGTTTACAAGTTAGTCCCAGAAGACACAATATACGACCCAGAAGTTTGGCAAGGAAGGAGACCTGCAGCACCAACTGGAACTGTACAGAACTTCGGAGCTAAAATAGTTGATTACTCAACTTGGTGGGACTGCTGCGGTTTCGGATTTAGGCACATCTTGACGGAAAGGGAATTCTCAAGGAGCTTTGCGCTATTTAAGAAGGTTATCCCAGCAGTAGAGGAAGCTCACGCCGACGTATTCGTTACTTCAGACACTGGTTGTGTAACAACTTTAGATAAGAGCCAATGGGCAGGAAAAGCTCACGGATTTAATTATAACTTACCGGTATTAGCTGATGCACAATTTGCTGCAATAGCAATGGGCGCAGACCCATATAAGATAGCCCAAATACACTGGCACGCGACTGACGTAGAAGGCTTCCTAAGGAAGATAGGAGTTCCAGTTGATGACTATAAGGAGAAGTTCTTACAATACTTGGCAGACTTAAGAGAAGGAAAGGCACAACCAGAGTACTTATATAAACCTCACAGGAAGATTGACTTCTACTTAGCATTGCCAGAAAGAGTAAAGTGGTACAAAGGAGAAAGTGCACAAACTGCGAAATCAAGTTAA
- a CDS encoding 4Fe-4S dicluster domain-containing protein, producing the protein MATRVLQLPDDPRFLDMSYEEQGALPEEQRNLDRLPPDQRQLAEEFWKAVKSDFRFNEYLRGCLNCGVCTSGCPAAKFYDFGPREMIQYMMRDEADKIWEFVNKKVWACVQCYTCSMRCPFNNEIAGLIMLLREYAVQFALPSAKEILAPYRRVLYTVLTLGNQVTPDMIQPEAFPDWGPQAVEESKNMDVYRKAIPVDLLQRTDVGWHPSLQTAVEMMTIMFESGVMDSIKKVDPDLYDMIADIYDERKQQLEEIKEKWEKGELKEEDLPDSWLDL; encoded by the coding sequence ATGGCAACTAGGGTTCTACAATTACCAGACGATCCGAGATTTCTCGACATGTCTTACGAAGAGCAGGGAGCTCTGCCAGAAGAACAAAGGAACCTAGATAGGCTTCCCCCAGATCAGAGACAATTAGCTGAAGAGTTCTGGAAGGCAGTTAAATCCGATTTTAGGTTTAATGAGTATTTAAGGGGTTGTTTAAACTGCGGAGTCTGTACTTCCGGTTGTCCAGCAGCTAAGTTCTACGATTTCGGGCCTAGAGAAATGATACAATACATGATGAGAGATGAGGCAGATAAAATATGGGAATTCGTTAACAAGAAAGTTTGGGCATGCGTGCAATGTTATACTTGTTCAATGAGGTGCCCCTTCAATAACGAGATTGCCGGATTAATAATGTTACTAAGAGAATACGCTGTCCAATTTGCACTACCTTCTGCTAAGGAAATTTTAGCTCCTTATAGAAGAGTATTGTACACTGTCCTAACTTTAGGTAACCAAGTAACTCCAGATATGATTCAACCTGAGGCATTCCCAGACTGGGGTCCTCAGGCTGTAGAGGAATCAAAGAACATGGACGTTTATAGGAAAGCGATCCCCGTTGATTTATTACAAAGGACTGACGTTGGATGGCATCCTTCGCTTCAAACAGCAGTTGAAATGATGACTATAATGTTCGAGTCGGGAGTAATGGATTCAATAAAGAAAGTTGATCCAGACCTATATGATATGATCGCCGACATTTACGACGAGAGGAAGCAGCAATTGGAGGAAATTAAGGAGAAGTGGGAGAAAGGAGAGCTTAAGGAAGAAGACCTTCCTGACAGCTGGTTGGATCTTTAA
- a CDS encoding sulfurtransferase TusA family protein, protein MSQEVKIAKTLDLKGMFCPGPVLETAKAIKTINVGEVLEVYATDPAAKSDLEAWARRTGNQIIDMKQENGVLRVLIKRTK, encoded by the coding sequence ATGTCACAGGAAGTAAAAATAGCTAAAACCCTAGATTTAAAGGGAATGTTCTGTCCCGGACCAGTTTTAGAGACTGCAAAGGCAATAAAGACGATAAACGTTGGAGAAGTGCTAGAGGTTTATGCAACAGACCCTGCAGCAAAGTCTGATTTAGAGGCGTGGGCAAGGAGAACTGGAAATCAAATAATTGACATGAAGCAAGAGAACGGCGTACTTAGAGTGTTAATTAAGAGGACAAAGTAA
- a CDS encoding DsrE/DsrF/DrsH-like family protein yields MGSKKLSLIVFSGTIDKLMPVGILASGAAAAGYEVNLFFTFWGLQAITKKSIGQPQPIDKNYEQFGPVMMQRMQEMKYPTWDQLIMQAKEVGEVKVYACSTTMEFFGLKREDLADFVDDVVGVATFLDRAEGGTTLFI; encoded by the coding sequence TTGGGAAGTAAAAAGTTATCATTAATAGTATTCTCTGGAACAATAGACAAATTAATGCCAGTAGGAATTTTGGCGTCTGGTGCTGCGGCAGCAGGTTACGAAGTAAACCTATTCTTCACTTTTTGGGGACTTCAGGCAATAACTAAGAAGTCAATCGGACAACCTCAGCCAATTGATAAGAACTACGAGCAATTCGGCCCAGTTATGATGCAAAGAATGCAGGAAATGAAGTACCCAACTTGGGATCAATTAATCATGCAAGCTAAGGAGGTTGGAGAGGTGAAAGTTTACGCTTGCTCGACCACAATGGAATTCTTCGGATTAAAGAGGGAAGACTTAGCTGACTTCGTGGATGATGTAGTCGGAGTTGCGACGTTCTTAGATAGAGCAGAAGGTGGAACTACCTTATTTATTTAA